A section of the Subtercola frigoramans genome encodes:
- a CDS encoding endonuclease/exonuclease/phosphatase family protein → MLKVLSYNLWHGRAQRELEPLATTYSPDVLCVQEAYSSGLPERLGGLTLASGTTGNRLAVALYVRSERFTVEAAAKVKLSISRHDRLVGGTDHRLVTARVHDRQTGRRLVLGSFHGTPFTDSNAFRRLQVDDAHEALRKLGPGLPTVMAGDFNHPILLSMLHRHLKRRGFTVARTATSTFHKNRSLVRGKFDLATISGFDVSHAEVLPRGASDHRPVLFTFEYSR, encoded by the coding sequence GTGTTGAAAGTGCTCAGCTACAACTTGTGGCACGGTCGTGCCCAACGCGAACTGGAACCTCTCGCCACGACATACTCTCCCGACGTGCTCTGCGTTCAGGAAGCCTACTCATCGGGCCTGCCGGAACGACTCGGTGGCCTGACGCTGGCATCCGGTACGACAGGCAACCGTCTGGCTGTGGCGCTCTATGTACGCTCCGAACGCTTCACTGTTGAGGCAGCAGCGAAGGTGAAGCTGTCAATCTCGCGGCATGACCGACTCGTCGGCGGAACCGATCACCGACTGGTCACCGCGCGTGTGCACGACCGGCAGACCGGGCGGCGCTTGGTCTTGGGGTCATTCCACGGCACGCCCTTCACGGACTCCAACGCGTTCCGACGCCTTCAGGTCGACGACGCACACGAAGCTCTCCGCAAGCTGGGGCCCGGCCTACCCACGGTGATGGCCGGTGACTTCAACCATCCCATCCTGCTCAGCATGCTCCACCGCCACCTCAAACGTCGCGGGTTCACGGTCGCGCGCACAGCCACCAGCACATTCCACAAGAACCGAAGCCTCGTGCGAGGCAAGTTCGACCTTGCCACCATCTCCGGGTTCGATGTCAGCCACGCCGAGGTGCTACCACGAGGAGCATCAGATCACCGGCCGGTGCTCTTCACCTTCGAGTACTCCCGCTGA
- a CDS encoding DUF4190 domain-containing protein: protein MTDTEHSHGDPTTPTGEAIPSQAFSAAPQNPGRVLGIVGFVLSFFFFLNIAGLVLSIIGLVKSRRARLRNGLAVAGIIIASVGIIITIVVGGFTVPLLVDAGQTCTRLGTGVHHVGNATYTCTPTSFRVTY from the coding sequence ATGACCGACACTGAGCACAGTCATGGAGACCCGACCACTCCGACCGGCGAAGCGATTCCCTCACAGGCTTTCAGCGCCGCACCCCAGAACCCTGGACGTGTCCTCGGCATCGTCGGTTTCGTGTTGTCGTTCTTCTTCTTTCTCAACATTGCGGGCCTCGTCCTCAGCATCATTGGTTTGGTCAAGTCAAGACGCGCTCGACTTCGCAATGGCCTCGCGGTCGCCGGAATCATCATTGCCAGCGTCGGGATCATCATCACGATCGTCGTCGGTGGCTTCACCGTCCCGCTACTCGTCGACGCCGGGCAAACGTGCACCAGGCTCGGCACCGGCGTACATCACGTCGGAAATGCCACCTATACCTGCACGCCCACGTCGTTCAGAGTGACGTACTAA
- a CDS encoding DUF4190 domain-containing protein encodes MSDDVRPAPAAPVEYSASGRYPVTNTLAIVAFVLVFVVPVAGIVLGYVARSEIRKTKQGGHKLVVAALALGWIFVIFQLMFFATWISLFVQAFAHGR; translated from the coding sequence ATGAGCGATGACGTGAGACCGGCACCCGCCGCGCCAGTCGAGTACTCCGCTTCGGGTAGATATCCCGTCACCAATACCCTCGCCATCGTCGCATTTGTCTTGGTGTTCGTCGTGCCTGTCGCCGGAATCGTTCTCGGCTATGTGGCGCGATCAGAGATCAGAAAGACCAAGCAAGGCGGCCACAAGCTGGTCGTTGCCGCGCTTGCGCTGGGCTGGATATTCGTCATCTTCCAGCTCATGTTCTTCGCCACCTGGATTTCCCTGTTCGTTCAGGCCTTTGCTCACGGCCGATAA
- a CDS encoding DUF4190 domain-containing protein: MSLEIGPEDGRPTSMPPPSASTIDPRYLPPPQLAPTPQTNLFATLALVGFLVAGVIPGLILGHIALSQIKRTKQLGRGRALAVVTLSYCVLGLVVIVLTLSVFAGRR; the protein is encoded by the coding sequence ATGAGCCTCGAAATCGGGCCTGAAGACGGGCGCCCCACGTCGATGCCACCCCCGTCGGCGTCCACGATTGACCCGCGATACTTGCCTCCACCGCAGCTTGCACCAACTCCGCAGACAAATCTCTTTGCGACTTTGGCCCTCGTCGGATTTCTTGTGGCCGGCGTCATACCGGGCCTGATTCTGGGTCACATCGCGCTCTCCCAGATCAAACGAACCAAGCAACTCGGCCGAGGCCGTGCACTCGCGGTTGTGACGCTCTCTTACTGCGTCCTCGGCCTGGTTGTCATCGTGCTCACCCTCAGCGTGTTCGCTGGCCGACGCTAG
- a CDS encoding DUF2510 domain-containing protein: MTMPSQSVDSSATQVKPGWYEDPEGTGQDRWWVGSLWTDQFHKAPRKSMYGPGYARSMRPGLHRPARIALVASTIGVVLFLAFFLVVAVFGNQLNHTARVGMLGFLVLSFGLGCIAVIYGSIGAARSAQLGGLVASIRAICGGGVTLLVSGFLVASALVTLMHA; the protein is encoded by the coding sequence ATGACGATGCCCTCCCAGTCGGTCGATTCGAGCGCCACGCAGGTGAAGCCGGGCTGGTACGAAGACCCTGAGGGAACCGGCCAAGATCGGTGGTGGGTCGGGTCCCTCTGGACAGACCAGTTCCACAAGGCCCCGCGAAAGTCGATGTACGGCCCTGGCTACGCGCGCTCGATGCGCCCCGGATTGCATCGCCCGGCGAGGATTGCATTGGTGGCCTCCACCATCGGCGTCGTGTTGTTCTTGGCGTTTTTCCTTGTCGTCGCGGTCTTCGGCAATCAGCTCAACCACACTGCCCGTGTAGGGATGCTCGGATTTCTGGTCCTGTCGTTCGGGCTCGGCTGCATAGCGGTCATCTACGGCTCGATCGGGGCCGCCCGCTCGGCACAACTTGGTGGTCTCGTGGCATCCATCCGCGCAATATGCGGCGGGGGCGTGACATTGCTCGTGTCTGGATTTTTGGTTGCCTCTGCACTGGTGACTTTGATGCACGCATGA
- a CDS encoding helix-turn-helix transcriptional regulator, with amino-acid sequence MSEIGSALRAWRDRVSPIEAGLPVGGDRRSPGLRREELAMLAGISVDYIVRLEQGRALHPSAQVLTALARALRLTELERDHLFRVGGVAVPLKTMVPNLVTPGVQHIVDRLGEVPVAVFSAAWDTLLVNDLWVTLFGDTAARGSRAGNLLWRRFTGAPLAVTHSAEHGEQFRRDLVADVHVASARYPDDVALGLLIADLLEQSEEFAELWGSATFGEHRESRKTVENTLAGSITFDCDVLSAPGSDLKIVVYTVVPGSIDADKLDLLRVSAIRTFG; translated from the coding sequence ATGTCTGAAATCGGATCGGCGCTGCGCGCCTGGCGGGATCGGGTGTCGCCGATCGAAGCGGGACTTCCGGTTGGTGGAGATCGCAGATCACCGGGGTTACGCCGAGAAGAGTTGGCGATGCTGGCCGGCATCAGCGTCGATTACATCGTTCGCCTGGAACAAGGTCGGGCGCTGCATCCGTCAGCGCAGGTGCTCACGGCATTGGCCCGCGCCCTGCGATTGACCGAGCTGGAGCGTGATCACCTTTTTCGGGTCGGCGGGGTAGCAGTTCCGCTGAAGACGATGGTGCCCAACCTCGTCACGCCGGGCGTCCAACACATCGTCGATCGTCTGGGCGAAGTTCCCGTTGCCGTGTTCTCCGCAGCCTGGGACACGCTGCTCGTGAACGACCTTTGGGTCACCCTCTTTGGCGACACTGCTGCGCGGGGAAGCCGCGCCGGGAATCTTCTGTGGCGTCGATTCACCGGAGCCCCACTCGCGGTCACTCACAGCGCGGAACACGGCGAACAGTTTCGTCGTGATCTCGTCGCTGACGTGCACGTCGCGTCTGCCAGGTACCCTGACGACGTGGCGCTCGGGCTGCTCATCGCCGACCTGCTGGAGCAGTCCGAGGAGTTCGCGGAACTATGGGGTTCGGCGACCTTCGGCGAGCACCGCGAGTCGCGAAAGACCGTCGAGAACACCCTCGCCGGATCGATCACGTTCGACTGCGACGTGCTCTCAGCGCCCGGCAGCGACCTCAAGATCGTCGTGTACACCGTTGTGCCGGGGTCGATCGACGCCGACAAACTGGATCTCCTCCGCGTCAGCGCCATCAGAACGTTCGGCTGA
- a CDS encoding SDR family NAD(P)-dependent oxidoreductase — translation MTTTLITGANKGLGLETARRLIEAGHTVYAGMRDTTKGDNVKALGAHVVQLDVTDELSVAAAVGSLPALDVLINNAGIIGSRSGADDFVADDLAEVMNTNVYSIVRVTNAVLPLLKASANPVIVNVASGLGFPRFTTDPDRIESKISSLGYATSKSAVIMLTLQYAKLLPEMRVNSIDPGYTATDLNGNSGSQTVAEGTDAVFAMATIDADGPTGTFSDRTGIIAY, via the coding sequence ATGACAACAACACTCATCACAGGGGCCAACAAAGGCCTTGGACTGGAAACCGCCCGACGCCTCATCGAAGCCGGCCACACGGTGTACGCCGGAATGCGCGACACAACGAAGGGCGACAACGTCAAAGCGCTCGGCGCCCACGTCGTTCAACTCGACGTAACCGACGAACTATCGGTCGCCGCCGCTGTCGGATCGTTGCCTGCCCTTGACGTACTCATCAACAATGCCGGCATCATCGGTTCCCGCTCGGGTGCCGACGACTTCGTCGCCGACGACCTCGCCGAAGTGATGAACACCAATGTGTACTCGATCGTGCGAGTGACGAACGCAGTGCTACCACTGCTGAAAGCGTCGGCCAACCCGGTCATCGTGAACGTTGCCAGCGGGCTCGGATTTCCGCGATTCACCACCGACCCTGATCGCATCGAGTCGAAGATCTCGAGCCTCGGCTACGCGACCTCGAAATCCGCGGTGATCATGCTGACCCTGCAATACGCAAAACTGCTTCCGGAAATGCGTGTCAACTCCATCGACCCTGGTTACACCGCCACCGACCTGAACGGCAACAGCGGAAGCCAGACAGTGGCCGAGGGAACCGACGCAGTCTTCGCTATGGCAACGATCGACGCCGACGGCCCCACCGGCACCTTCAGCGACCGAACCGGCATCATCGCCTACTGA
- a CDS encoding Hcp family type VI secretion system effector, producing the protein MALDMFINMGKTIVGESADKVQGPLGDIDVLSWGWGMSQSGTTHMGSGGGAGKASFQDLSFTKYVDSASTALMISLAKGTHVPTATLLVRKAGAAPLKYITITLTDVLVTSVTMAGSGGEDRFTENVTLNFGKVKYAYFQQSKTGAAPTEKDFSWDIVGNVAAS; encoded by the coding sequence ATGGCACTAGACATGTTCATCAACATGGGCAAAACGATCGTCGGCGAATCAGCTGACAAAGTTCAGGGCCCGTTGGGCGACATCGACGTGCTGTCATGGGGCTGGGGCATGTCACAGTCGGGCACCACCCACATGGGTTCCGGCGGAGGAGCGGGCAAAGCCAGCTTTCAAGACCTGTCGTTCACCAAGTACGTCGACTCAGCCAGCACCGCACTCATGATCTCCTTGGCCAAGGGAACTCATGTGCCCACAGCGACACTGCTGGTGCGCAAGGCCGGTGCGGCGCCACTGAAGTACATCACCATCACCCTCACCGACGTGCTCGTAACCTCGGTGACAATGGCTGGCAGCGGTGGAGAAGATCGCTTCACCGAAAACGTCACGTTGAATTTCGGCAAGGTGAAATACGCGTACTTCCAGCAAAGCAAAACCGGTGCGGCGCCGACCGAGAAGGACTTCTCGTGGGACATCGTCGGCAACGTAGCGGCTTCGTAG
- a CDS encoding allene oxide cyclase barrel-like domain-containing protein, whose translation MDDVARNPSEPKAGVSRRYVVAAATAAFALAGAVLPMPAPAQAAEITPAPTRKPVVLSFTVAALRQLGGYKAVAIDDRTTVVGELVGDGGAVTSGTIHGSGTVLSLPQRGDNSHASFTTQLLSFSDGSDTITATGLLRHDGTGTFTITGGSGQYSGATGSYTAVLHPNTGGSGTGTLTITLN comes from the coding sequence ATGGATGATGTCGCCCGCAATCCCTCCGAGCCAAAAGCGGGCGTCAGCCGCCGGTATGTCGTGGCCGCCGCCACTGCCGCCTTCGCACTCGCCGGAGCCGTTCTTCCGATGCCTGCGCCGGCTCAGGCCGCTGAGATCACACCGGCACCGACGCGCAAACCCGTCGTGCTCAGCTTCACCGTGGCGGCCCTCCGCCAGCTCGGCGGCTACAAAGCGGTAGCCATCGATGACCGAACGACCGTCGTCGGAGAGCTGGTGGGAGATGGTGGCGCGGTCACCTCAGGGACGATTCACGGCTCCGGCACCGTGCTCTCTCTTCCTCAGCGCGGCGACAACAGTCACGCCAGCTTCACCACGCAGCTGTTGAGCTTCTCCGACGGCAGCGACACCATCACCGCGACCGGTCTGCTTCGTCACGACGGCACCGGCACTTTCACCATCACCGGTGGCTCAGGGCAGTACAGCGGCGCTACCGGCAGCTACACGGCGGTGCTGCATCCGAATACCGGCGGCTCTGGCACCGGCACACTCACCATCACGCTCAACTGA
- a CDS encoding barstar family protein, with amino-acid sequence MAIEENGLAKRDDVVSHFLDFLRGQGDVDAVVYDPPSLTAHIYGLPGTQVRVGIDSQVLLQNHSKLMGNRSDFLDAASALSVRLLEALVFEASPDSILQLDPDGDGFLVEPKRLVETPPNVQVIAQPLRSPHELSQTAVETYVIDGRGIESEAAFYRAVGEAVNGPGGYFGGSLDGLNDCLGGGMGSVDEEIQFRWTHSDVARASLGFEETVRSMKAATARATFVNRRLDREQLLFAELGLGQTIFDVIVSLFDDAGINLVLE; translated from the coding sequence GTGGCGATTGAAGAGAATGGGCTGGCGAAGCGCGACGATGTTGTCTCGCATTTTCTGGATTTTCTGCGCGGGCAAGGTGATGTGGACGCGGTTGTCTATGATCCGCCATCGTTGACTGCGCACATTTACGGCTTACCCGGTACGCAGGTCAGGGTGGGAATCGATTCGCAGGTGCTGCTTCAGAACCATTCCAAACTGATGGGTAATCGCTCGGATTTTCTCGACGCAGCATCAGCCCTCAGCGTGCGCCTACTCGAGGCTTTGGTCTTTGAAGCTTCACCTGACTCGATCCTGCAACTAGATCCGGACGGTGACGGATTCTTAGTCGAACCGAAGCGCCTGGTCGAGACTCCACCGAATGTCCAAGTTATTGCGCAACCGCTTCGGTCTCCTCACGAGTTGTCGCAGACCGCAGTCGAAACGTATGTCATCGACGGTCGCGGCATCGAGTCCGAGGCCGCGTTCTATCGAGCTGTAGGGGAGGCTGTGAACGGACCAGGCGGATACTTCGGCGGATCGTTGGATGGATTGAACGACTGCCTTGGTGGCGGTATGGGTTCCGTTGACGAAGAGATCCAATTCCGGTGGACTCATTCAGATGTAGCACGCGCGTCGCTCGGGTTCGAGGAGACTGTGCGTTCGATGAAGGCCGCGACGGCCCGGGCTACGTTTGTGAATCGTCGGCTCGATCGGGAGCAGCTGTTGTTCGCTGAGCTTGGCCTCGGTCAAACCATCTTCGACGTGATCGTTTCATTATTCGACGACGCGGGAATCAACCTCGTGCTCGAATAG
- a CDS encoding Txe/YoeB family addiction module toxin, producing the protein MTRSIVFDPNGWEDYVYWQTQDRKTLKRINQLITDTLRDPFNGIGKPEPLRHILTGSWSRRIDDANRLVYYVTDEHIVILQCREHY; encoded by the coding sequence GTGACCCGTTCGATCGTCTTCGACCCGAACGGGTGGGAAGACTACGTCTACTGGCAGACCCAGGACCGCAAAACACTCAAACGCATCAACCAGCTGATCACTGACACGCTACGCGACCCGTTCAACGGCATCGGCAAACCCGAACCGCTCAGACACATACTGACCGGCTCATGGTCCCGACGGATCGACGACGCCAACAGACTGGTCTACTACGTCACCGACGAACACATCGTCATCTTGCAATGCCGAGAGCACTACTGA
- a CDS encoding type II toxin-antitoxin system Phd/YefM family antitoxin, which translates to MSAISATEARKSLFGLIQQVNDDHTTIEVVSRHGNVVILSKEDYDAMTETAYLLRNPANADRLLAAIERARRGEFEKHDLLDA; encoded by the coding sequence ATGTCTGCCATTTCCGCGACTGAAGCGCGTAAGAGCCTGTTCGGGCTCATCCAGCAGGTCAATGATGATCACACCACCATCGAGGTCGTGTCTCGGCACGGAAACGTCGTCATCCTGTCGAAAGAGGACTACGACGCGATGACAGAGACTGCCTACCTGCTTCGGAACCCGGCAAACGCCGACCGGCTGCTCGCCGCAATCGAGCGGGCCCGTCGCGGCGAGTTCGAAAAGCATGACCTTCTTGACGCGTGA
- a CDS encoding DUF6036 family nucleotidyltransferase, translated as MPGDQLDRDDLIRGINGVIEKLRALGQPAGIRIVGGAALALRYFDRRTTADVDAVLQPEQPIIDAAVEVADVNGWPHDWLNSNASMFVPAYGADPEWEVLYSNEDITVEVASPRALLAMKLNASRPGRDVQDIANLLAICDVRDLHAAEDVLNDFFPGDGLPDKALRLLVPIFEQGLPVAPASPPPAIFG; from the coding sequence GTGCCCGGTGATCAACTCGACCGCGACGACCTCATCCGCGGGATAAATGGGGTCATCGAAAAACTCCGCGCGCTTGGCCAGCCCGCCGGAATCCGCATCGTCGGTGGCGCCGCACTCGCGCTTCGCTATTTCGATCGCCGAACAACTGCTGACGTCGACGCAGTTCTGCAGCCGGAGCAACCTATCATCGATGCCGCCGTTGAAGTCGCGGATGTGAATGGCTGGCCTCACGACTGGCTCAACAGCAATGCCTCCATGTTCGTCCCGGCTTATGGCGCCGACCCGGAATGGGAGGTTCTCTACTCGAACGAGGACATCACGGTAGAAGTAGCCTCGCCCCGTGCGCTGCTCGCTATGAAACTCAACGCTTCACGGCCAGGTCGAGACGTGCAAGACATCGCAAATTTGCTCGCGATCTGCGACGTTCGTGACCTCCATGCTGCGGAAGATGTACTGAACGACTTCTTTCCGGGCGACGGACTGCCGGACAAGGCCCTCCGCCTCCTGGTTCCGATCTTCGAGCAGGGACTCCCTGTGGCTCCCGCATCGCCTCCCCCAGCAATCTTCGGATGA
- a CDS encoding helix-turn-helix domain-containing protein, with amino-acid sequence MSARVLARSARAASGLTQGELATRSGIAGSSLSLIEHGKREPTVATLDTLLRATGQTVVSIPTVRSDAARIAYEISVALIGSDDASAFRRFLQLADNLAAEQGATKVGLTLTEPAPTGFDHWDAAIAALCEFRLRASDLPIPGWVTTRLGDHEAQWAPRTSDYDVPVDRTHVPEAFLRRGILIEAATLESI; translated from the coding sequence GTGTCAGCACGAGTTCTTGCCCGTTCGGCCCGGGCGGCCAGCGGGCTCACACAGGGTGAACTGGCCACCCGTTCCGGAATTGCAGGGTCGTCTCTGTCTCTCATAGAACACGGAAAGCGCGAACCCACAGTCGCCACGCTTGACACGCTCTTGCGCGCGACGGGTCAGACCGTCGTCAGTATCCCTACCGTGCGCAGCGACGCAGCGCGCATAGCGTATGAAATCAGTGTGGCGCTCATTGGGTCAGACGACGCCTCAGCGTTTCGTCGCTTCTTGCAACTGGCAGACAACCTCGCCGCTGAACAGGGAGCAACCAAGGTCGGCCTTACACTCACCGAGCCGGCTCCGACGGGCTTCGATCACTGGGATGCCGCGATCGCAGCACTCTGTGAATTTCGCCTGCGCGCCAGCGACCTACCGATCCCGGGCTGGGTCACCACGAGACTCGGAGACCACGAGGCGCAGTGGGCTCCTCGCACCAGTGACTACGACGTTCCCGTCGATAGGACGCATGTTCCTGAAGCGTTTCTCCGACGCGGCATCCTGATCGAAGCGGCAACTTTGGAGAGCATCTAG
- a CDS encoding transglutaminase-like domain-containing protein, translating into MQRTVSAHIECVIDAPANLVFSIAVAAGSTVVSESVEYLYNGHPLTPIDVLDVHGTRLHEFDAQAGTLTLNYRAVVDGDAGPMPISKNDLITYLRPSRYCESDILLPTALSEFSGLKGRLLLDSVSSWVGDKLSYVPGSSLPTDGAVRTLLSRQGVCRDYAHLVVALLRALDVPARLVSVYAPGLDPMDFHAVAEAYVDGQWYVVDATALAPRQSLVRIATGRDAADTAFLSNHGGWLALTALEVTATAETLPFDDTRELVQLH; encoded by the coding sequence ATGCAGAGAACGGTCAGTGCCCACATCGAATGTGTCATCGACGCCCCCGCAAACCTCGTCTTCTCGATAGCTGTCGCCGCAGGGTCGACCGTGGTGAGTGAGTCGGTCGAATATCTCTACAACGGGCATCCACTCACCCCGATCGATGTGCTCGACGTGCATGGCACGCGGCTGCACGAGTTCGACGCCCAGGCCGGCACTTTGACCCTCAACTACCGGGCTGTCGTCGACGGTGATGCAGGCCCCATGCCGATCTCGAAGAACGACCTCATCACGTACCTCCGGCCGAGCCGGTACTGCGAATCAGACATTCTGCTGCCGACCGCGCTCTCTGAGTTCAGTGGGCTCAAGGGCCGGCTGCTGCTCGACAGCGTCAGTTCGTGGGTGGGCGACAAGCTGAGTTACGTGCCGGGTTCGAGCCTACCGACCGATGGCGCCGTGCGCACGCTGCTCTCACGCCAGGGCGTGTGCCGCGACTACGCGCACCTAGTGGTGGCGTTGCTGCGTGCACTTGATGTTCCTGCACGGCTCGTCTCGGTGTACGCGCCCGGGCTCGACCCGATGGATTTCCACGCGGTGGCCGAGGCCTACGTGGACGGCCAGTGGTACGTGGTCGATGCGACGGCGCTGGCACCGCGCCAGAGCCTGGTGCGCATCGCGACCGGCCGTGATGCGGCAGACACCGCCTTCCTCAGCAACCACGGCGGCTGGCTCGCCCTGACGGCGCTCGAGGTGACGGCGACCGCGGAGACGCTGCCCTTCGACGACACCCGCGAGCTCGTGCAGCTGCACTAG
- the argS gene encoding arginine--tRNA ligase, with amino-acid sequence MTPEDLSSALFDIVTANIERRAIEKQRVDAAAEAPAENTEAPLTALPTITVADVLVERPRNRDHGDWTTNIAMKLAKSLGTNPRALAAELAPAIEAIDGIAKVDIAGPGFINITFETAAAGEIVRTILDQGDSYGHTNVLDGLSVNMEFVSANPTGPLHLGHTRWAALGDAIARVLSASGAEVTTEYYINDAGNQMDNFGASVLAAAKGQPTPEGGYPGEYIQELAAKVLAQVPDLLELPDADAIAVARDLGYLQQLEEIKRSLDNFNVHFDVFFSERTLHETDPATGTSLIEQAAVRLAQQGHVYEKDDAVWVRTTDFGDDKDRVLTRGNGIVTYFAADAAYYLNKRDRGFTEKIYLLGADHHGYVGRLKALAAAAGDDPDVNIKILIGQLVNLNGAKLSKRAGNIIELDDLLGWVGADALRYSLARFPADSPLSLDGEKLRERTNDNPVFYVQYAHSRTRSVAKNAAAAGVDRSAFEPSLLTHETETELLGSLQELPRIVSQAAELREPHRVARYLEEVAGHYHRWYASCRVLPLGDEPVTDLHRTRLWLNDATGQVIRNGLSLLGVSAPDRM; translated from the coding sequence GTGACTCCCGAAGACCTCTCCAGCGCTCTGTTCGACATCGTGACCGCCAACATCGAGCGACGCGCCATCGAGAAGCAGCGAGTGGATGCTGCGGCAGAGGCCCCAGCCGAGAACACCGAAGCCCCGCTCACCGCGCTGCCCACCATCACCGTGGCCGACGTTCTCGTCGAACGCCCGCGCAACCGCGACCACGGCGACTGGACCACGAACATCGCCATGAAGCTCGCAAAGTCGCTCGGAACGAACCCGCGCGCGCTCGCCGCCGAACTCGCCCCCGCCATCGAGGCCATCGACGGAATCGCCAAAGTCGACATCGCGGGCCCCGGCTTCATCAACATCACCTTCGAGACGGCGGCCGCGGGCGAGATCGTGCGCACGATTCTCGACCAGGGCGACAGCTACGGCCACACGAATGTGCTCGACGGCCTCAGCGTCAACATGGAGTTCGTCTCGGCGAACCCGACCGGTCCGCTGCACCTGGGGCACACGCGCTGGGCCGCTCTCGGTGACGCCATTGCGCGTGTGCTGAGCGCATCCGGTGCCGAGGTCACCACCGAGTACTACATCAACGACGCCGGCAACCAGATGGACAACTTCGGCGCCTCGGTGCTGGCAGCGGCGAAGGGCCAGCCGACGCCTGAAGGCGGTTACCCGGGGGAGTACATCCAGGAGCTGGCGGCGAAGGTGCTCGCGCAGGTTCCCGACCTCCTCGAACTGCCCGACGCAGACGCGATCGCCGTCGCACGCGATCTCGGCTACCTGCAGCAGCTCGAAGAGATCAAGCGGTCGCTCGATAACTTCAACGTGCACTTCGACGTCTTCTTCTCTGAGCGCACACTGCACGAGACCGACCCTGCCACGGGCACGAGCCTCATCGAGCAGGCCGCCGTTCGCCTCGCCCAGCAGGGTCACGTCTACGAGAAAGACGATGCCGTCTGGGTTCGCACTACCGATTTCGGCGACGACAAAGACCGGGTGCTCACGCGCGGCAACGGCATCGTGACATATTTCGCCGCCGACGCCGCCTACTACCTCAACAAGAGGGACCGCGGGTTCACCGAGAAGATCTACCTGCTCGGTGCCGATCATCACGGGTATGTCGGCCGGCTCAAGGCACTCGCTGCGGCAGCGGGAGACGACCCCGACGTGAACATCAAGATCCTCATCGGCCAGCTGGTCAACCTCAATGGTGCGAAGCTCTCCAAGCGCGCCGGCAACATCATCGAACTCGATGACCTTCTCGGCTGGGTGGGTGCGGATGCCCTGCGGTACTCCCTCGCACGATTCCCCGCTGACTCACCCCTGTCGCTCGACGGCGAGAAGCTGCGCGAGCGCACCAACGACAACCCCGTGTTCTACGTGCAGTACGCCCACTCTCGTACCCGGTCCGTCGCCAAGAATGCCGCGGCCGCCGGCGTCGACCGCAGCGCTTTCGAGCCGTCGTTGCTCACGCACGAGACCGAGACCGAGCTGCTCGGTTCACTTCAGGAGCTGCCCAGGATCGTGTCGCAGGCGGCTGAGCTTCGCGAACCGCACCGCGTCGCGCGGTATCTCGAAGAGGTCGCCGGCCACTACCACCGCTGGTACGCCTCGTGCCGCGTGCTGCCGCTCGGCGACGAGCCGGTGACCGACCTGCATCGCACCCGCCTCTGGCTGAACGACGCCACCGGCCAGGTCATTCGCAACGGGCTGAGCCTGCTCGGCGTTTCTGCTCCCGACCGTATGTAA